From a single Hyalangium gracile genomic region:
- a CDS encoding serine/threonine-protein kinase, with amino-acid sequence MRPDFEAELRVALAEGLLSAREVDSLREQARRLERSPLALLREQGRLSEDTLISMVAQARAAAPGAPAGSSGTPPRASAPEAPLFPVSGWDRYQCVRFLGEGGMGRVFLAHDPRLGRNVALKFVRGDEPELTRRFLSEARAQARVNHERVCKVYEVGEVQGRVFIAMQFIEGRPLSALARELSVEQKVLVLREATEGVHEAHRVGLIHRDLKPSNIMVERAEDGTLRPYVMDFGLARDWNEGATATGTVLGTPHYMSPEQARGEVSSLDRRADVYSLGATLYSVLTGQPPIPGGNGLEVLDNISKVEPRPPRAVDPNIPADLEAIALKCLEKERSARYDSARAVAEELHRFLAGEPVQARSNRVWYRLRKRLSKHRLVASVAAVASVLVLLALGWAGMARREAAARERLARRFTESVERIEALARYSDLARLHDTRADHRVIRERMAALEAEILEAGEQAVGPGHYALGRGYLALGDEARARELLASAWEHGFREPRVAYALALVTGHQYQEQLLEAQRIRDSERREARQREIERRFREPALGWIRQSEGAEVPSAAYVKALLAFYENRWDEALSQLDAIGTELSWFHEAPKLRGDILLARAMRHLNQGEHERAVADFEAGRKAYAEAAALGESVASIHTAQAELEHGALNLELYGKGNVTPYYAQALQAVARALTAMPGHYDAWVLESRLHRKFAEYQRNLGDYTETLPEKAVAAARHALELEPSRSKARLELGQSYWIWGYTRQSHSLDPREQLRKAIESFESIAPEERDYDFLFNLGMVYKTWADYDEQVGADPLPRYGKAIESYLAATQRDGNMPEGWINLGIAYYTRASHPRAPDPQGDLTQALAALDKARALNPRHVVPCFYAGLAHALMAQKLRIQGGEPGPSLERSVEMYRKGLELSPGTPQLHNGLCLTLVQRAQASWDHGGDPLRVLDDAKAACEQSVAVAPKGYGSLNLSEVLAQRAQYQRARGEDPSPSVRAADEALRQALQWRPEDVGVMANRGMVHAILATFEVDHGRDPRPSISRAEEPLRQALARKPTHAEAWYYLGEALGARALSAGARPQDSENAAQAFQKALELDPERQEFRLGFGHFLRRQATHLIRKKQDPGLFLERGLELASPLLAGRPGWPDARLLRGSLLALRSELPSAAPEQRQEWRTQAREDLASALSVNPGFQREWGSWLQRLQSNVP; translated from the coding sequence ATGCGTCCGGATTTCGAGGCCGAGCTGCGCGTGGCCCTGGCGGAGGGCCTGCTCTCCGCGCGGGAGGTGGACAGCCTGCGCGAGCAAGCTCGGCGTCTGGAGCGAAGTCCCCTGGCCCTGCTTCGTGAGCAGGGCCGGCTCTCCGAGGACACGCTCATCTCCATGGTGGCGCAAGCCCGGGCCGCCGCGCCCGGTGCCCCCGCCGGGTCGAGTGGGACTCCTCCACGGGCGTCCGCTCCCGAAGCCCCGCTCTTCCCGGTCAGCGGCTGGGATCGCTACCAGTGCGTGCGCTTCCTCGGCGAGGGAGGCATGGGGCGGGTCTTCCTCGCTCATGATCCGAGGCTGGGCCGGAACGTCGCCTTGAAGTTCGTCCGCGGAGACGAGCCCGAGCTCACGCGGCGCTTCCTCTCCGAGGCTCGGGCCCAGGCGCGGGTGAACCACGAGCGGGTGTGCAAGGTGTATGAGGTGGGTGAGGTCCAGGGCCGCGTCTTCATCGCCATGCAGTTCATCGAGGGGCGGCCCCTGAGCGCGCTCGCTCGCGAACTCTCGGTGGAGCAGAAGGTGCTGGTGCTCCGCGAGGCCACGGAGGGCGTGCACGAGGCACACCGCGTGGGCCTCATCCATCGCGATCTCAAGCCCTCCAACATCATGGTGGAGCGCGCGGAGGACGGAACCCTGCGCCCCTACGTGATGGACTTCGGGCTGGCCCGCGACTGGAACGAGGGGGCCACCGCCACCGGCACGGTGCTGGGCACGCCGCACTACATGTCGCCCGAGCAGGCTCGGGGCGAGGTCTCCAGCCTGGATCGCCGGGCGGACGTCTACAGCCTGGGCGCCACCCTCTACAGTGTACTGACGGGCCAGCCGCCCATTCCCGGTGGCAACGGGCTCGAGGTGCTCGACAACATCTCCAAGGTGGAGCCGCGCCCGCCGCGCGCGGTGGATCCGAACATCCCCGCGGACCTCGAGGCCATCGCGCTCAAGTGCCTGGAGAAGGAGCGCTCGGCCCGGTACGACTCGGCTCGCGCCGTGGCCGAGGAGCTCCACCGCTTCCTCGCGGGCGAGCCAGTGCAGGCCCGCTCCAACCGCGTCTGGTACCGGCTGCGCAAGAGGCTGAGCAAGCACCGCCTGGTGGCCTCCGTGGCCGCGGTGGCCTCCGTGCTCGTGCTGCTGGCCCTGGGCTGGGCTGGGATGGCTCGCCGCGAGGCCGCCGCGCGCGAGCGGCTGGCCCGGCGGTTCACCGAGTCCGTGGAGCGCATCGAGGCGCTGGCGCGCTACTCGGACCTCGCGCGCCTGCACGACACGCGCGCGGATCATCGAGTCATCCGGGAGCGGATGGCGGCGCTCGAGGCCGAGATCCTGGAGGCGGGAGAGCAGGCCGTGGGGCCAGGGCACTATGCGCTGGGACGCGGCTACCTCGCGCTCGGAGACGAGGCCAGGGCCCGCGAGCTCCTCGCGTCCGCCTGGGAGCACGGCTTCCGCGAGCCCCGCGTGGCCTATGCGCTGGCCCTGGTGACGGGGCACCAGTACCAGGAGCAACTGCTGGAAGCCCAGCGCATCCGCGACTCCGAGCGGCGAGAGGCTCGCCAGCGCGAGATCGAGCGCCGCTTCCGAGAGCCGGCGCTGGGCTGGATCCGACAGAGCGAGGGCGCCGAGGTTCCTTCCGCCGCCTATGTGAAGGCGCTGCTCGCCTTCTACGAGAACCGCTGGGATGAAGCCCTCTCCCAGCTGGATGCCATCGGCACCGAGCTGTCCTGGTTCCACGAGGCGCCCAAGCTGCGCGGCGACATCCTCCTGGCTCGCGCCATGCGGCACCTGAATCAGGGCGAGCATGAGAGGGCGGTGGCGGACTTCGAGGCGGGCCGCAAGGCCTATGCCGAGGCGGCTGCGCTCGGCGAGAGCGTGGCTTCCATCCACACGGCCCAGGCAGAGCTGGAGCACGGCGCTCTGAACCTGGAGCTCTATGGGAAGGGCAACGTCACCCCCTACTACGCGCAGGCCCTCCAGGCCGTCGCGCGCGCTCTCACGGCGATGCCCGGGCATTACGACGCCTGGGTGCTCGAGTCCCGCCTCCACCGCAAGTTCGCCGAGTATCAGCGGAACCTGGGCGACTACACGGAGACGCTGCCGGAGAAGGCCGTGGCCGCCGCGCGGCACGCGCTGGAACTGGAGCCCTCTCGCTCCAAAGCTCGGCTGGAGCTGGGGCAGAGCTACTGGATCTGGGGCTACACCCGCCAGAGCCACTCCCTGGATCCGCGCGAGCAGCTCCGCAAGGCCATCGAGAGCTTCGAGAGCATCGCCCCGGAGGAGAGGGACTACGACTTCCTCTTCAACCTGGGCATGGTCTACAAGACGTGGGCCGACTACGACGAGCAGGTGGGTGCGGATCCACTGCCCCGCTACGGCAAGGCTATCGAGTCCTATCTCGCCGCCACCCAGCGGGATGGCAACATGCCCGAGGGTTGGATCAACCTGGGCATCGCGTACTACACCCGCGCCAGTCACCCTCGGGCCCCGGATCCCCAGGGAGATCTCACCCAGGCGCTGGCGGCTCTGGACAAGGCCCGGGCGCTCAACCCCCGGCATGTGGTGCCCTGCTTCTACGCGGGGCTGGCGCACGCTCTCATGGCCCAGAAGCTCCGCATCCAGGGCGGCGAGCCTGGCCCCTCCCTGGAGCGCTCGGTGGAGATGTACCGCAAGGGCCTCGAGCTCAGCCCCGGCACTCCCCAGCTCCACAACGGCCTGTGCCTGACGTTGGTCCAGCGGGCCCAGGCGAGCTGGGATCACGGCGGGGATCCCCTGCGGGTGCTGGACGATGCCAAGGCGGCCTGCGAGCAGTCCGTGGCCGTCGCTCCGAAGGGCTACGGCTCGCTCAACCTGAGCGAAGTGCTGGCCCAGCGCGCCCAGTACCAGCGTGCTCGGGGAGAGGACCCCAGCCCGAGCGTGCGCGCGGCGGACGAGGCCCTGCGGCAGGCACTCCAATGGCGTCCGGAGGACGTAGGCGTCATGGCCAATCGCGGCATGGTCCATGCCATCCTGGCCACGTTCGAGGTGGATCACGGGCGTGATCCTCGCCCCAGCATCTCACGGGCCGAGGAGCCGCTCCGCCAGGCACTGGCGCGCAAGCCGACCCACGCCGAGGCCTGGTACTACCTGGGTGAGGCGTTGGGGGCCCGGGCGCTCTCCGCGGGAGCGCGTCCCCAGGACTCCGAGAATGCGGCCCAGGCCTTTCAGAAAGCGCTCGAGCTGGATCCGGAGCGGCAGGAGTTCCGCCTGGGCTTCGGGCATTTTCTCCGCCGCCAGGCCACCCACTTGATACGGAAGAAGCAGGACCCAGGCCTCTTCCTGGAGCGCGGGTTGGAGTTGGCTTCCCCGCTCCTCGCGGGGCGCCCCGGGTGGCCTGACGCCCGGCTCCTGCGGGGCAGCCTGCTCGCGCTCCGCTCGGAGCTCCCCTCCGCCGCTCCTGAACAGAGACAGGAGTGGCGCACGCAGGCGCGGGAGGATCTCGCCAGCGCGCTCTCCGTCAACCCGGGCTTTCAACGGGAGTGGGGGAGCTGGCTCCAGCGTCTCCAATCCAACGTGCCCTAG
- a CDS encoding sigma 54-interacting transcriptional regulator — MSRSEPRESLSPSGIAEVSTAAGHEHSAAVASSDQGVPALTLISHPTATRAGERLVLEAVATGREVALSRNGPNFTRPGDTFGQPLADPFVSRHPIVFSPGEGGRLRLRVAEGGTRVTVGEQHVTSREFTPQELAAGIPLELSGRVVLLLHLASSQTKAPGDMLGMVGASPGIRRVREHIQRIADLQVPVLVRGETGTGKELVAQAIHQHSPRKERPFISVNLGAIPKELAAAELFGAHRGAFTGATRDREGFFRAAQAGTLFLDEVGEAPPEVQVMLLRVLETGELYPVGGHTPIKTDVRLIAATDANLEEQIRDGRFKAPLLHRLAGYEIRLPPLRERREDLGVLFQHFAREELAAIGEAHLLTPRDPYAEPWLPASLALRLLRYAWPGNVRQLRNLTRQLVIGSRGQPVLQVDPRLAEELDSASAPLPSPPTSGDSPSEPPPKPAPAVARRKSTEVTGEELISALRQHAWDLKTTADWLGIPRSSIYDLIDKHPNIRRAGTLSSEEITACHQQCEGDLDEMVRRLEVSKKALTRRLKELGLSTRNG, encoded by the coding sequence ATGTCTCGCTCCGAGCCCCGCGAGTCCTTGTCCCCCTCGGGAATCGCCGAGGTCTCCACGGCCGCCGGCCACGAACACAGCGCGGCGGTGGCGTCCTCGGATCAAGGGGTGCCAGCACTGACCCTCATCTCCCACCCCACGGCGACCCGGGCCGGAGAGCGGCTCGTGCTGGAGGCTGTCGCCACGGGCCGGGAGGTGGCCCTGTCTCGCAATGGCCCGAACTTCACCCGGCCAGGAGACACCTTCGGGCAGCCCCTGGCCGATCCCTTCGTGAGCCGCCACCCCATCGTGTTCTCTCCGGGCGAAGGAGGGCGGCTCCGGCTGCGAGTGGCGGAGGGTGGAACCCGGGTGACGGTGGGCGAGCAGCACGTGACGAGCCGTGAGTTCACACCGCAGGAGCTGGCGGCTGGGATTCCTCTGGAGCTCTCCGGGCGGGTGGTGTTGCTGCTGCACCTGGCCTCGAGCCAGACGAAAGCCCCGGGGGACATGCTGGGCATGGTGGGCGCGAGCCCGGGCATCCGGCGCGTGCGCGAACACATCCAGCGCATCGCCGATCTCCAAGTCCCGGTGCTGGTCCGAGGAGAGACCGGCACGGGCAAGGAATTGGTCGCTCAGGCCATCCACCAGCACAGCCCGCGCAAGGAGCGTCCCTTCATCAGCGTGAACCTGGGAGCCATTCCCAAGGAGCTGGCGGCCGCCGAGCTGTTCGGCGCGCACCGGGGCGCCTTCACCGGAGCCACCCGCGATCGGGAGGGCTTCTTCCGCGCCGCCCAGGCAGGCACCCTCTTCCTCGACGAGGTGGGCGAGGCCCCTCCGGAGGTGCAGGTGATGCTGCTCCGGGTGCTGGAGACCGGCGAGCTGTACCCGGTGGGTGGACACACCCCCATCAAGACGGATGTCCGACTGATTGCCGCGACCGACGCCAACCTGGAGGAGCAGATCCGGGACGGGCGCTTCAAGGCGCCGCTGCTGCACCGCCTGGCGGGTTACGAGATCCGGCTGCCACCCCTGCGCGAGCGCCGCGAGGACCTCGGAGTGCTGTTCCAGCACTTCGCCCGGGAGGAGCTGGCGGCCATTGGCGAGGCCCACCTCCTCACGCCCCGGGACCCCTATGCCGAGCCCTGGCTGCCGGCGTCGCTCGCGCTGCGCCTGCTGCGCTACGCCTGGCCCGGCAACGTGCGCCAGCTGCGCAACCTCACCCGGCAGCTGGTGATTGGCAGCAGGGGCCAACCCGTCCTCCAGGTGGACCCACGGCTCGCCGAGGAGCTGGACTCCGCCTCGGCGCCCCTCCCCTCACCTCCCACCTCCGGGGATTCGCCCTCGGAGCCCCCCCCGAAACCCGCCCCGGCGGTGGCTCGGCGCAAGTCCACCGAGGTTACGGGAGAAGAGCTGATCTCGGCGCTCCGGCAACACGCATGGGATCTCAAGACGACGGCGGACTGGCTCGGAATCCCGCGCTCCTCCATCTACGATCTCATCGACAAACACCCGAACATCCGCAGGGCGGGGACTCTGAGCTCGGAGGAGATCACCGCCTGCCACCAGCAGTGCGAGGGCGACCTGGACGAGATGGTCCGACGCCTGGAGGTCTCCAAGAAGGCGCTCACCCGGCGCCTCAAGGAACTGGGCCTGAGCACCAGGAACGGCTGA
- a CDS encoding immunoglobulin-like domain-containing protein translates to MLGALILGVLPACGSTDGAEPVAANEARTLQSSTQASTSSTPVVSPELPLADPYMPQWVGQIMPAVAAGNGLSLVVWTEVVNSSPSSSPSVNVIGARVRASDGAVLDTQRIAIATTGSDEVFPAVAFDGTHFLVVWNANAIVYGARVRASDGAVLDAPRKLSVIEPNPYGELSHMYPSVASDGTNYLVVWSGYYYPGSGVPRPAIRGAWVRASDGQLVDTYSPILAVQSGAKPRVTYGGGRYMVVWSGSHYTASSEIWGLRLDAQTRQALNPLVNITSNSVDEDAPDVASDGNNFLVTWKRGTSLQQTRVRGSDGAVLDAVSTVGQSLVQQGIVTFDGRDYRVAWLSTRDGGLKLFLTRIPATGGAGAELTISALDSSSQSHQPGIAATGPGHLMALYVKDAPSSRLFARLVDDVQEDAPPDCTTLPPTLVINGGAQQILECGSAPYSDAGATAVDGCGNPLPVYAYNTGADASGPGPNTKAEGTYWVSYATWDNHGHSLNATRTVIVDDRVAPTLTLKGATRMTHTCGSQWKEPGYTGTDGCYGDLTPQVRFSGDVNGWAAGTYTVTYTLTDSGGNSATPVTRTVDVVNCPW, encoded by the coding sequence GTGTTGGGCGCGCTCATCCTCGGAGTGCTCCCCGCGTGCGGCTCGACCGACGGCGCCGAGCCGGTGGCCGCGAATGAGGCGCGGACGCTCCAGTCCTCGACGCAGGCGAGCACCTCCTCCACGCCCGTGGTCTCGCCCGAGCTCCCCCTGGCGGATCCGTACATGCCGCAGTGGGTCGGGCAGATCATGCCGGCCGTCGCCGCGGGCAATGGCCTCTCGCTCGTGGTCTGGACGGAGGTCGTGAACTCCTCCCCCTCCTCCTCCCCTTCCGTGAACGTCATTGGCGCTCGGGTGAGGGCTTCGGATGGCGCCGTGCTGGACACCCAGCGCATCGCCATCGCCACGACTGGCAGCGACGAAGTCTTCCCGGCGGTGGCCTTCGACGGAACCCACTTCCTGGTGGTCTGGAACGCGAACGCCATCGTCTACGGGGCGCGAGTGAGGGCCTCGGATGGAGCGGTGCTCGACGCGCCCCGCAAGCTCAGCGTCATCGAGCCCAACCCCTACGGGGAGCTGTCGCACATGTACCCGTCCGTGGCCTCTGACGGGACGAACTACCTGGTGGTGTGGAGTGGCTACTACTACCCCGGCAGCGGGGTTCCCAGGCCGGCCATCCGGGGAGCCTGGGTGCGGGCCTCGGATGGGCAGCTGGTCGACACGTACAGCCCCATCCTCGCCGTGCAGAGCGGGGCGAAGCCGCGCGTGACCTACGGCGGTGGCCGCTACATGGTGGTCTGGTCCGGAAGCCACTACACCGCGTCGAGCGAGATCTGGGGCCTGCGCCTCGATGCGCAGACCCGGCAGGCGCTCAACCCCCTCGTGAACATCACCTCCAACTCCGTGGACGAGGACGCTCCGGACGTCGCCTCGGACGGGAACAACTTCCTGGTGACCTGGAAGCGCGGGACCAGCCTCCAGCAGACGCGCGTGCGGGGCTCGGATGGCGCGGTGCTCGATGCCGTCTCCACCGTGGGGCAGTCGCTCGTCCAGCAGGGCATCGTGACCTTCGACGGCAGGGACTACCGGGTGGCCTGGCTGAGCACGCGGGACGGAGGGCTGAAGCTGTTCCTCACGCGGATCCCCGCCACGGGCGGAGCCGGAGCGGAGCTGACCATTTCGGCGCTCGACTCGTCGTCGCAGTCCCACCAGCCGGGCATCGCCGCGACGGGGCCTGGGCACCTGATGGCGCTGTACGTGAAGGACGCCCCGTCCTCGCGCCTGTTCGCGCGCCTCGTGGATGACGTGCAGGAGGATGCGCCCCCCGACTGCACCACGCTTCCGCCGACGCTCGTCATCAACGGCGGTGCGCAGCAGATCCTGGAGTGCGGCTCGGCCCCGTACAGCGACGCGGGCGCCACCGCGGTGGACGGGTGCGGCAACCCGCTGCCCGTGTACGCCTACAACACGGGCGCGGACGCCTCCGGTCCGGGTCCGAACACGAAGGCCGAGGGCACCTACTGGGTCTCGTACGCCACGTGGGACAACCATGGGCACTCGCTGAACGCCACGCGCACGGTGATCGTGGATGACCGGGTGGCGCCGACGCTCACGCTCAAGGGCGCCACGCGCATGACGCACACCTGCGGCAGCCAGTGGAAGGAGCCGGGCTATACCGGAACGGACGGGTGCTACGGCGACCTCACGCCCCAGGTGCGGTTCAGCGGCGATGTGAATGGCTGGGCCGCGGGCACGTACACGGTGACCTATACACTGACGGACAGCGGCGGCAACAGCGCCACGCCCGTCACCCGCACCGTGGACGTCGTCAACTGCCCCTGGTAG
- a CDS encoding serine hydrolase domain-containing protein, with protein sequence MAALLTLACVPRSKHPVPSATRVAAPEDWLEQWLAAFNDERASTYPDFVRAHIPTLVPYLDDDLGLREATGGFTLLRREQTAPGQITAWVRDRNWDRFSKVMLSIGDGRIDDLSFLGAPPPNDFAIRRLSEHEALAQLRQKLTVEATADRFSGAVLVARNGDVLFREAYGAQDVERGLHATPATRFCIGSMGKMFTAVAVLQLVQDGRLRLTDTIASLLPAHPDTALARQVTVKHLLTHTGGTGDFFGADYDAHAAELHTPSDFIRLFGTREAAFPPGSRWGYSNFGFILLGAIVEQVSGLAWDAYLERNVFRTAGMPATSPVASAGNTALPYTGAARTGLKPLPFYAGLPAGGGYSTVDDLHRFGTVLRDARLLDARHLDMLTTANVQAGNSQWSLGLRVDVRNGEACYGHRGSAPGVNADFAIYPLSGYEVIVLANRGHPHAANVADFIGARLPRAPR encoded by the coding sequence ATGGCCGCCTTGCTGACGCTCGCCTGCGTTCCACGCTCCAAGCATCCGGTGCCATCGGCCACACGGGTTGCCGCACCCGAAGACTGGCTGGAGCAGTGGCTTGCCGCGTTCAACGATGAGCGCGCGTCGACCTATCCGGACTTCGTGAGAGCGCACATTCCCACCCTGGTCCCATATCTGGACGACGATCTCGGGCTCCGCGAGGCGACTGGTGGCTTCACCCTGTTGCGTCGCGAGCAGACAGCGCCGGGGCAGATCACGGCCTGGGTCCGCGATCGCAACTGGGATCGCTTCTCCAAGGTCATGCTCTCGATCGGCGATGGGCGCATTGACGATCTCTCATTCCTCGGTGCGCCTCCGCCCAACGACTTCGCCATCCGGCGGCTCAGCGAGCACGAGGCGTTGGCCCAGCTTCGTCAAAAGCTGACAGTGGAGGCGACCGCCGACCGCTTCTCCGGTGCAGTCCTGGTCGCAAGGAATGGGGACGTTCTGTTTCGAGAGGCTTACGGCGCGCAGGATGTCGAGAGAGGACTCCACGCGACGCCTGCCACACGGTTCTGCATCGGCTCGATGGGCAAGATGTTCACGGCCGTTGCCGTCCTGCAGCTCGTACAGGACGGCAGACTTCGCCTGACCGACACGATCGCCTCGCTCCTGCCCGCCCATCCAGACACGGCGCTCGCGCGGCAGGTGACGGTGAAGCACCTCCTGACGCACACCGGCGGCACGGGGGATTTCTTCGGTGCCGATTACGATGCGCATGCAGCGGAGCTCCATACGCCGTCCGACTTCATCCGGCTGTTCGGGACACGGGAGGCCGCATTCCCGCCCGGCTCGCGCTGGGGCTACAGCAACTTCGGCTTCATCCTGCTCGGCGCGATTGTCGAGCAGGTGTCGGGCCTGGCCTGGGATGCCTACCTGGAGCGGAATGTCTTCCGCACCGCCGGCATGCCGGCGACCTCACCCGTGGCGTCCGCTGGCAACACGGCGTTGCCCTATACCGGGGCCGCGCGAACAGGGCTCAAGCCGCTGCCCTTCTACGCCGGTCTGCCCGCCGGTGGCGGCTACTCGACGGTCGACGATCTGCATCGCTTCGGCACGGTGTTGAGGGATGCCCGGCTGCTCGACGCCAGGCATCTCGACATGCTCACGACCGCCAACGTCCAGGCGGGGAACTCGCAATGGTCGCTCGGCCTGCGCGTGGATGTTCGCAACGGTGAAGCATGTTACGGACACAGAGGCAGCGCACCGGGCGTGAACGCCGACTTCGCCATCTATCCCCTATCTGGGTACGAGGTGATCGTGCTGGCCAATCGCGGGCACCCGCACGCGGCCAATGTCGCGGACTTCATTGGCGCCAGGCTGCCGCGCGCGCCCCGCTAG
- a CDS encoding MarR family winged helix-turn-helix transcriptional regulator, whose translation MSMDYVRAKAGAALGARLRRLSERIDNDAARAYAARGVEFEQRWFGVLNQLALNGPMSVGALAEALGITHVSVSQTRVSLEKAGLIRQEPDPTDARRRLLSLSTAGRALAARLAPLWAAFEQASLEIDAEVDGLLDALDRLEAALERQSLFERITAAYEARGKR comes from the coding sequence ATGAGCATGGATTATGTGCGGGCGAAAGCTGGCGCGGCGCTCGGTGCGCGGCTGCGTCGGCTCTCCGAGCGGATCGATAATGACGCGGCGCGCGCTTACGCGGCTCGGGGAGTGGAGTTCGAGCAGCGCTGGTTCGGAGTGTTGAACCAGCTCGCGCTGAACGGGCCCATGAGCGTCGGCGCCCTGGCGGAGGCGCTGGGCATCACCCATGTCTCCGTCAGCCAGACTCGTGTCTCACTGGAAAAGGCCGGCCTGATCCGGCAGGAGCCCGACCCCACGGACGCCCGTCGGCGACTCTTGTCCCTGAGCACCGCGGGCAGAGCCCTCGCAGCCCGACTCGCGCCCTTGTGGGCTGCCTTCGAGCAAGCCTCCCTCGAGATCGACGCGGAGGTAGATGGCCTCCTCGATGCCCTCGATCGATTGGAGGCGGCGTTGGAGCGGCAGTCCCTCTTCGAGCGAATCACCGCCGCCTACGAGGCCAGGGGCAAGCGATGA